In Kaistella faecalis, a genomic segment contains:
- the coaE gene encoding dephospho-CoA kinase (Dephospho-CoA kinase (CoaE) performs the final step in coenzyme A biosynthesis.) has protein sequence MMEDPIQNSETATQKIVGLTGGIGSGKTTVAKFIEEAGFPVYYSDDRAKDIVNVDEDLKQRIINLLGQEAYDENGFYNRRYVAERVFGNQELLLKLNSLIHPAVKNDFESWVGIQDAEFLFKETALLFELKLNESCYQSVLVTADDNIRIKRVMDRDGKTYREIEAVMDKQMPEKDKIKRADFIIFNNDGIEELKTETEKMLIKLTASSE, from the coding sequence ATGATGGAAGATCCAATACAGAATTCTGAAACCGCAACCCAGAAAATTGTCGGGTTAACCGGCGGCATCGGTTCCGGAAAAACTACGGTGGCCAAATTCATAGAAGAAGCAGGCTTTCCGGTTTATTATTCTGATGACCGCGCCAAAGACATTGTAAATGTTGATGAGGATTTAAAACAACGCATCATCAATCTTTTAGGGCAGGAAGCCTATGATGAGAACGGTTTTTATAACCGCAGATATGTTGCAGAACGGGTATTCGGTAATCAGGAATTATTGCTGAAACTCAATTCTTTAATTCATCCTGCTGTTAAAAATGATTTTGAAAGCTGGGTAGGAATTCAGGATGCTGAATTTCTCTTTAAAGAAACCGCTTTGCTGTTCGAATTAAAACTGAATGAAAGCTGCTATCAATCAGTTCTGGTAACCGCCGATGACAATATCCGAATTAAGCGCGTGATGGACAGAGATGGCAAGACCTACCGCGAAATCGAAGCGGTGATGGACAAACAGATGCCTGAAAAAGATAAAATAAAACGTGCTGATTTCATCATTTTTAATAATGATGGGATTGAAGAGCTGAAAACAGAAACTGAAAAGATGCTCATAAAACTCACCGCCTCAAGCGAATGA